The Nocardia arthritidis genome has a window encoding:
- a CDS encoding NAD-binding protein: MINDPIFPGAVYSGYGNAIATNTYTPPGFTTTLGFKDLNLALGIAAELGVDLPAGPVLHDVFATAVDQIGADLDWASVAEVTRQRSTGRPHW; the protein is encoded by the coding sequence ATGATCAACGATCCGATCTTCCCGGGCGCGGTGTACAGCGGCTACGGCAACGCCATCGCGACGAACACATACACGCCGCCAGGGTTCACCACCACCCTGGGCTTCAAGGACCTGAATCTCGCGCTGGGCATCGCCGCTGAACTCGGCGTCGACCTACCGGCCGGACCGGTCCTGCACGACGTGTTCGCCACCGCGGTCGACCAGATCGGCGCGGACCTCGACTGGGCGAGCGTCGCCGAAGTCACCCGGCAGCGCTCCACCGGCCGACCTCACTGGTGA
- a CDS encoding AMP-binding protein — translation MVSALADYGVIGGALTASAIRWPERVAVIDELGSLTYAELDRRSTALANAWCDKGLRAGGGVAVLVRNHRGFLDAVCAAGKCGARIALLNNDFAGPQILEVVDREGIELLVHIVVPVMLARILDAEPEPTAQHDLSALRVIFVAGSQLGAAMCTRATAAFGPVLYNLYGSTEVFSATIATPADLRAEPGCVGRPVRGAVVPG, via the coding sequence GTGGTCTCGGCACTGGCCGATTACGGGGTGATCGGCGGTGCGCTGACCGCGTCGGCGATCCGCTGGCCCGAACGTGTCGCGGTGATCGACGAACTGGGTTCGCTCACCTACGCCGAACTCGACCGCCGGTCCACCGCTCTCGCCAATGCCTGGTGCGACAAGGGATTACGCGCGGGCGGCGGGGTCGCTGTGCTGGTCCGCAATCATCGCGGGTTCCTCGACGCCGTCTGTGCCGCGGGTAAATGCGGTGCGCGAATCGCCTTGTTGAACAATGACTTCGCCGGACCGCAGATTCTGGAGGTGGTCGACCGCGAGGGCATCGAGCTGCTCGTCCACATCGTCGTCCCGGTCATGCTCGCGCGCATCCTCGATGCCGAACCCGAACCTACTGCCCAGCACGATCTTTCGGCATTGCGGGTGATCTTCGTTGCCGGTTCACAGCTCGGCGCGGCCATGTGCACCCGGGCGACCGCGGCGTTCGGGCCGGTGCTCTACAACCTCTACGGCTCCACCGAGGTTTTCTCCGCCACCATCGCCACCCCCGCCGATCTGCGTGCCGAACCCGGCTGCGTCGGCAGACCTGTGCGCGGCGCGGTAGTTCCAGGGTGA
- a CDS encoding MarR family winged helix-turn-helix transcriptional regulator, with amino-acid sequence MEKSSVTGLVDRAERRGLVRRIAVPGNRRAVHVTVTTDGRAVVHLVREAVRAEIGDLASTLSERQQGSFRRSIETLILHYVTQHAIPV; translated from the coding sequence CTGGAGAAGTCCAGCGTCACCGGCTTGGTCGATCGAGCCGAGCGGCGTGGCCTGGTGCGACGGATCGCTGTTCCCGGAAACCGGCGCGCCGTCCATGTCACCGTCACCACCGACGGCCGAGCCGTCGTGCACCTGGTGCGCGAGGCGGTCCGAGCCGAGATCGGCGATCTGGCAAGCACTTTGAGCGAGAGGCAGCAGGGCTCCTTCCGTCGATCGATCGAAACACTGATCCTGCATTACGTCACCCAGCACGCCATTCCGGTGTGA
- a CDS encoding lactonase family protein codes for MRGSGFGRRGFLGALGISGIAIAIGMSASPVARAIAGARAYVGCFTTGGQGRGIMVTTVDPGSGRLTMDSTIETTDPTSLAMSPDGRFLYAVNESDGAGTATAIDLTTQPPTVLNTVAVEGNRPIDLCVTPDGRWLLTANYESGSVTVLAIAADGSIGDVTDVAQHSGSGPNERQKGPHARQVHVDPSGNWILATDLGADSVFVYQLADGKLSQQSQATLRPGSGPNQLCFHPDGRSAYLVSELAVAVTVCDWNADRGELRPGFTIGTADPTGLFGNYAAAPVVSPDGRYLYVANCGHDNIAAFAVSGATLTLLGRTLSGARRLYGLTISPDGRRLYAAHRGTNTVTWLDLDPSTGLPGPASKALDAPSATTVLFG; via the coding sequence ATGCGAGGCAGCGGGTTCGGGCGAAGGGGATTCCTCGGTGCGCTAGGCATCTCAGGGATCGCGATTGCGATCGGGATGTCGGCCTCCCCCGTTGCGCGGGCGATCGCGGGCGCACGGGCGTATGTCGGATGCTTCACCACGGGCGGTCAGGGACGCGGAATCATGGTCACCACGGTGGATCCGGGTAGCGGGCGACTGACCATGGACAGCACCATCGAGACCACGGATCCGACGTCTCTGGCGATGTCCCCGGACGGGCGATTCCTGTACGCGGTGAACGAGTCCGACGGCGCGGGCACCGCCACCGCGATCGACCTGACGACGCAACCGCCGACAGTGCTCAATACCGTTGCCGTGGAGGGCAATAGGCCGATTGACCTGTGTGTGACCCCGGATGGGCGCTGGCTGCTCACCGCGAATTACGAGTCGGGCAGCGTGACCGTGCTCGCCATCGCCGCGGACGGCAGCATCGGCGATGTCACCGATGTGGCCCAGCATTCCGGCTCGGGTCCGAATGAGCGTCAGAAGGGCCCGCACGCCCGCCAGGTGCACGTCGACCCGTCCGGAAACTGGATACTCGCGACCGACCTGGGCGCGGATTCGGTCTTCGTCTATCAGCTCGCCGACGGCAAACTGAGCCAGCAGTCCCAGGCCACACTGCGCCCGGGCAGCGGCCCCAACCAGCTGTGCTTTCACCCCGACGGACGCAGCGCCTACCTCGTCAGCGAACTGGCTGTGGCGGTGACCGTGTGCGATTGGAATGCCGACCGCGGCGAACTGCGGCCCGGATTCACCATCGGCACGGCGGACCCCACCGGCCTCTTCGGGAACTATGCCGCCGCACCGGTGGTCTCCCCCGACGGCCGATACCTCTACGTGGCCAACTGCGGCCACGACAACATCGCCGCCTTCGCCGTCTCCGGCGCCACCCTGACACTATTGGGACGCACACTCTCCGGCGCCAGGCGGCTCTACGGCCTGACAATTTCCCCCGACGGCCGCCGCCTCTATGCCGCGCATCGGGGCACGAACACGGTCACCTGGCTCGACCTCGACCCGTCCACCGGCCTCCCCGGCCCGGCATCGAAAGCGCTGGACGCACCGTCCGCCACCACGGTGCTCTTCGGCTAG